The Caretta caretta isolate rCarCar2 chromosome 5, rCarCar1.hap1, whole genome shotgun sequence genome contains a region encoding:
- the LOC142072139 gene encoding small ribosomal subunit protein uS12 — MGKCRGLRTARKLRSHRRDQKWHDKQYKKAHLGTALKANPFGGASHAKGIVLEKVGVEAKQPNSAIRKCVRVQLIKNGKKITAFVPNDGCLNFIEENDEVLVAGFGRKGHAVGDIPGVRFKVVKVANVSLLALYKGKKERPRS, encoded by the exons ATGG GTAAGTGCCGTGGGCTTCGCACCGCTAGAAAGCTGCGCAGCCACCGACGGGATCAGAAATGGCATGACAAGCAATACAAGAAGGCCCACTTGGGTACTGCCCTGAAAGCCAACCCCTTTGGAGGAGCTTCCCATGCGAAGGGAATTGTCCTGGAAAAAGT tggtGTAGAGGCTAAGCAGCCCAATTCAGCCATCAGGAAATGTGTCCGAGTCCAGCTGATCAAGAACGGCAAGAAAATAACAGCCTTTGTTCCTAATGATGGTTGCTTGAACTTCATTGAG GAAAATGATGAAGTTCTGGTTGCTGGCTTTGGTCGGAAGGGTCATGCTGTTGGTGACATTCCTGGTGTCCGCTTCAAGGTTGTCAAAGTAGCCAATGTTTCTCTCTTAGCCTTGTACAAAGGCAAGAAAGAGAGACCACGATCATAA
- the LOC125636911 gene encoding small ribosomal subunit protein uS12, with product MGKCRGLRTARKLRSHRRDQKWHDKQYKKAHLGTALKANPFGGASHAKGIVLEKVGVEAKQPNSAIRKCVRVQLIKNGKKITAFVPNDGCLNFIEENDEVLVAGFGRKGHAVGDIPGVRFKVVKVANVSLLALYKGKKERPRS from the exons ATGG GTAAGTGCCGTGGGCTTCGCACCGCTAGAAAGCTGCGCAGCCACCGACGGGATCAGAAATGGCATGACAAGCAATACAAGAAGGCCCACTTGGGTACTGCCCTGAAAGCCAACCCCTTTGGAGGAGCTTCCCATGCGAAGGGAATTGTCCTGGAAAAAGT TGGTGTAGAGGCTAAACAGCCCAATTCAGCCATCAGGAAATGTGTCAGAGTCCAGCTGATCAAGAATGGCAAGAAAATAACAGCCTTTGTTCCTAATGATGGTTGCTTGAATTTCATTGAG GAAAACGATGAAGTTCTGGTTGCTGGCTTTGGTCGGAAAGGTCACGCTGTTGGTGATATTCCTGGAGTTCGCTTCAAGGTTGTCAAAGTAGCCAATGTTTCCCTCTTAGCCTTGTACAAAGGCAAGAAGGAGAGACCAAGATCATAA